The Neurospora crassa OR74A linkage group V, whole genome shotgun sequence sequence TGACCCCTTCGGCCGAGCTTCCATTTGTGCCGCTGGGCTGTAACGTCAACTTGCTAGGTAGGGGTGCTCGGTGCTCGAGCCCTCCCAAGACCCCAAACCCCCCCGGAAAAGCATCAGTGGATTCGCTGGAGGATTGGCCGCTAGCGAAGAAAGGTCGCTAGCGAGCCGTTCCGGAAGGGACCAGGGCTTTTGACGTGGGTGGTGGGGGACATCGACATATCGAGCATGTCACCGAAAAGAAAGATGACTGGTGAGTGCGAATTGCTTCACTTGCCCATACAACTCATGGCTTTCGACACGGTATGAACAGCGCTGGAACGTCAACCTTTCGGAAATCGTACGCTTTTTGGCTTTCTCTTGATAATGGTAAATACCCAGTTGAAGCAAGCTTCGCAAGCGGTCGACACAAGAAAAGCGTCTCGTCTTCTTGTTCCAAAAGACCGAGGAACCCAACTGACGTGCCATCAAAAGGAAAGGTTAACAAAtgtctttgcttttttttctccaaTTTCTGGCCTCACAAGGTAAACTGACAGCCAGCTACGGCGTTCACTCACCTAGCCCAGATCAAGCTAGGCCCTAGCTCATGACACTTGACATGTCGATGGTGTCACTGTCCTTCTCCCAGGCTGTCCCTCGTCCTTCTCCGCATTGAAAGCTGCCCCTGGCCCTTTGAAACCTCTCACACTCATGGAGTCCCAGCCGTTCTTTTCCTAACCCTCGGCTTTCCAGAGGAACGAAGAAAAGGCCCCGTCCTCTCCGCCTATCGTTCTTGTCGTTACAATCCCCTTGTCTTCCCCAGCGGCACGCACCTTTGCAATTTCGCCTGTTTACCCCACCGTATCCTGCCGTCCGTCTTAGTGGACTGGCCTGGACTTTAGCGTCCGCGAATAGCGGCTTGGGAAGGCCTGTAACTGTCACATCTGTCATGTAACGGTAACTATCGTAATTTTGGCGTTACCACCGGTGACAGATGGCCCTGTACGGGCTGGACACTCGACAAGATTATCTTCTTCAAGCGCACTACTATTTCTTCGATATTATGTCAGGGTCTCCTATCCCCCGTTCTTCATCAGAGACGCATAAATTTGTTCCCCCGCTGTTATTGGCCTCGTGGCTCAGGCCTAGAACAAAACTACCACAGGGGCTGGGCAATGTCATGTAGCGTTGTGTGGCCGCATAGTCCTTGGTAAGGAGCAATTTACATAGGCAGATTTTTGTTGGCTGGACTCCGACCTCAGTATTCTTGGTCTTTCAGATTATAGACCAGGTGGCGGACGTTGCAGAAACGCAACTTTTTGTCTTTGACACTCATATGAACATACATCTCCCTTTCGGCATCTTCGTATCTGCCGGCTGTTCTTCCGTCTTGGCCCTTCACATCAGAcacttctcttctcccttttctGTCTGTGTCTCTGATGCAACTTCTCGGATAAGAAAGTGTTCTTCACCTTACACCTTTACTTCTTCTACGTTCCATTGTCTACGAGTCTGAGAATTCTCATTGCCTGTTACACTCATCCAACTGTTCCTGACACTCGACATAATCCCATCCAGCACGAACAGTTGAGTCGAGAAGGAAAATATGGCAGACACGGCAAGGGAGGCTGGATCTTCCCCAGGCACTGCTTCCCAGAATGACCAGCACCCGGAGAAGGGCACGGTTCAATCATCACAGACTGCGGCTTCCGATACCTCGTCCTCACGGAGCGAACCTAGGCCGCACCTTCACGCAAAGACCTTTTTGGCCGTCTTTGCCATCTGTGTTATCTACTTTGTTCAGATTTACAATGTCGTCGGGAGTGGAGCTGTAAGTGGTGTCGATCCCCATCTCCCTTGTCCTGAGACATCTCGTCATGCAAGTTCCAGTGCACTGACCTCAGTCTGTCTCAATACAGCAAACGAACACTATCGCCATCACACTCGGAAATGGAAGCACGGCTGACGGAGTATGGCTCTCGTCGTCGATTGCCATTGGCACGGCCGTGCTGAGTCCCATCTTCTCCCAGGCGGCTGACTACTGGGGTCGTCGCTGGTTCCTGGTTCTTTCTACCTTTATTGGTGCCGTTGGTTCCATCATCGTGGCCCGGGCCACCTCGATGAACATGGCCATTGCCGGCTTTGCCATTACTTCCATCAGCTACGGCGCTCAGCCCCTTCTGCACGCCGTTTCCTCCGAGGTCCTTCCGCGCCGCTACCGCTCATGGGGCCAAGCCGCTGACCTCATCGCCAACGGCCTCGGTGGTATCACTGCCCTGCTTTGCTCCGGCGCTTTCTCCCGTACTTCCAACGTCCCCTCCGAAGGCTTCCGGAAGTTCTGGTACCTCGGCACCGGtctcttcgtcctcgccaCCATTCTGTGCTTCGTCTTCTACAACCCTCCTCAAACCGAGCGAGAGCgatccttttccttctccgaGAAGCTCGGCAAGCTCGACTGGGTCGGCTACTTCCTCCTCACCTCGGGCATTGTCCTCTTCTGCATTGGCCTCTCCTGGTCCGAGAACCCGTTCCCATGGTCGAACGCGCACGTGTCCGCCACCTTTGGCGTCGGCATGGCTCTCATCATTGCCCTGGCCGTCTACGAGACCCTTTTCAAAAAGGACGGCATGTTCCACCACGGCCTGTTCAAAAGCCGCAACTTCCCCATTGCGCTCGTCTGCCTCTTTTGCGAGGGTCTCGCCTTCTTCAGCGCCAACAACTACTTTGCCTTCCAAGTCGGCATCCTCTACGAGACGGACGCCCTGCTCGTTGCCACCCGCTactccatcgccatcatcgtctccatcttctccgccgccgccgcgggcATGTACTGCGCCCATTACAAGCGCGTGCGCTGGATCACGGTCGCGTCTTTTTGCGTCTTTACCGCCTTTTTTGCTTGCATGGCCACTAGTGGTGTGGGTTTCGACACCGAGGTCTGGGGATACCCCGTCCTTCTCGGTACCGCCCTCGGCATGTCCCTCTGCGTTCTCGTCACCATTGCACAGCTGTCCACCCCGCCCGAACTCATCGCGATCGCCACGGGCCTGGTCATCGGTCTCCGCTCGCTCGGCGGGTCTGTTGGTCTGGCTATCTACAATGCCCTGCTCAATGGCGCGTTGAATCACTTGGGGGATAACATTGCGAAAGCCGTGCTGCCCCTTGGCTTGCCGCCGCAGTCGGTGGGACCGTTGATCGGTGCCCTGGCGGATCATCATGAGGAGCTGATTCCCAAGATTGAGGGCGTGACGCCGCAGATCATCGAGGCGGGCGTGTCCGCGCTCAAGGAGACGTTCGCGATGGGGTTCAGAAGGGTGTGGACGGCGGCGAGCTGCTTTGTGGCGGTGGCGGCTATCGCGGCGTGTTTCctaaaggaggagggcaaggagTTTACGATGCGGATTGATAATCCgattgagaaggaggaggagttgtaTTCTGATGTGGAGAGGGCGCACCACGCTTAGGTCATGATC is a genomic window containing:
- a CDS encoding PEP5 encodes the protein MADTAREAGSSPGTASQNDQHPEKGTVQSSQTAASDTSSSRSEPRPHLHAKTFLAVFAICVIYFVQIYNVVGSGAQTNTIAITLGNGSTADGVWLSSSIAIGTAVLSPIFSQAADYWGRRWFLVLSTFIGAVGSIIVARATSMNMAIAGFAITSISYGAQPLLHAVSSEVLPRRYRSWGQAADLIANGLGGITALLCSGAFSRTSNVPSEGFRKFWYLGTGLFVLATILCFVFYNPPQTERERSFSFSEKLGKLDWVGYFLLTSGIVLFCIGLSWSENPFPWSNAHVSATFGVGMALIIALAVYETLFKKDGMFHHGLFKSRNFPIALVCLFCEGLAFFSANNYFAFQVGILYETDALLVATRYSIAIIVSIFSAAAAGMYCAHYKRVRWITVASFCVFTAFFACMATSGVGFDTEVWGYPVLLGTALGMSLCVLVTIAQLSTPPELIAIATGLVIGLRSLGGSVGLAIYNALLNGALNHLGDNIAKAVLPLGLPPQSVGPLIGALADHHEELIPKIEGVTPQIIEAGVSALKETFAMGFRRVWTAASCFVAVAAIAACFLKEEGKEFTMRIDNPIEKEEELYSDVERAHHA